A stretch of Lysinibacillus agricola DNA encodes these proteins:
- the sspI gene encoding small acid-soluble spore protein SspI — MNFQIRDAITTNVHGQSAAEFKDIVEDAISRGEEHLLPGLGVFFEKWWQQSSAAEQDEFTQKLEKAFAH, encoded by the coding sequence ATGAATTTTCAAATAAGAGATGCGATTACGACAAACGTACATGGTCAATCAGCGGCCGAGTTTAAGGATATTGTCGAAGATGCAATTAGCCGCGGTGAGGAGCATTTACTTCCAGGGCTTGGCGTGTTTTTTGAAAAATGGTGGCAACAATCTAGTGCTGCTGAGCAGGATGAATTTACTCAAAAACTAGAAAAAGCCTTTGCTCACTAA
- a CDS encoding FAD-binding oxidoreductase, whose translation MTVAVELIVNQLKKVLSEEQVSTNETMRQLHGRDESHHAMSLPDIVVFPRSTADVSAILKIAHAERVPVVPFGVGSSLKENAIPIANGISIDFSEMNAILEIRPDDLLVKVQPGVTRAQLNKELKKHGLQFTVDPGADATLGGMAATNASGTTAVRYGVMRDQVRDLEVVLADGSVIHTGNLAAKSSSGYHLNGLFVGSEGTLGCFTELTLQVYGIPEFVTAGRAVFATVGDAVSAVTALLQAGISIGRVELVDEASIKQANIYNETSYDEKPTLFLEFHGNEAGMHADIEFAKDIFEDFGCLSVEFEQDNAARNKLWETRHSLAYAYIHAYPGKKLMSTDVCVPISMLAESVLYAREQLEEVGLAGGIVGHVGDGNFHALLMLDPKDAEEQAKADRFNEHIVQYALLRGGTCTGEHGVGIGKMKYQSTEHGTSLLVMKSIKAALDPHNIMNPGKIFNM comes from the coding sequence ATGACTGTTGCTGTAGAATTAATAGTAAATCAACTAAAAAAGGTTTTATCTGAAGAACAGGTGTCAACAAACGAAACGATGCGACAGCTACATGGAAGGGACGAATCTCATCATGCAATGAGCTTACCAGATATCGTTGTCTTTCCTCGATCTACAGCCGATGTCAGTGCCATCTTGAAAATTGCGCATGCAGAACGTGTACCAGTCGTACCTTTTGGTGTTGGCTCAAGCTTGAAGGAAAATGCAATTCCTATTGCAAATGGGATTTCTATCGACTTCTCTGAAATGAATGCTATTTTAGAAATTCGACCAGATGACCTGCTAGTAAAAGTACAGCCAGGTGTAACACGTGCGCAATTGAATAAAGAATTAAAAAAACATGGACTTCAATTCACGGTTGATCCTGGCGCTGATGCTACACTTGGTGGAATGGCAGCGACAAATGCCAGCGGAACAACCGCAGTGCGCTATGGTGTTATGCGCGATCAAGTACGAGATCTAGAGGTTGTACTCGCAGACGGTTCAGTCATTCATACCGGTAACTTAGCAGCAAAATCTTCTTCTGGTTATCACTTGAATGGCCTTTTTGTTGGCTCTGAGGGTACGCTAGGTTGCTTTACAGAGTTAACTTTACAAGTCTATGGTATACCCGAATTTGTAACGGCGGGGCGTGCAGTCTTTGCGACAGTTGGCGATGCTGTCAGTGCAGTAACCGCATTGTTACAGGCGGGTATTTCAATAGGCCGTGTTGAACTGGTCGATGAAGCCTCTATCAAACAAGCAAATATTTATAATGAAACATCCTATGATGAAAAACCAACACTATTTTTAGAATTCCACGGAAATGAAGCAGGTATGCATGCTGATATAGAATTTGCTAAAGATATTTTTGAGGACTTTGGCTGTCTTTCTGTTGAATTTGAACAAGACAATGCAGCTCGTAATAAGCTCTGGGAGACGCGCCATTCATTGGCCTATGCATATATCCATGCCTACCCAGGGAAAAAGCTTATGTCGACTGATGTTTGTGTGCCGATTTCTATGCTTGCAGAATCCGTTTTATATGCTCGTGAACAGCTTGAGGAAGTTGGTCTTGCAGGCGGAATTGTTGGTCACGTTGGAGACGGTAACTTCCATGCCTTGCTAATGTTAGATCCAAAAGATGCTGAGGAGCAAGCAAAGGCGGACCGCTTCAATGAACATATTGTCCAATACGCCTTACTACGTGGTGGTACTTGTACTGGCGAACATGGTGTTGGTATTGGAAAAATGAAATATCAGTCTACAGAGCACGGAACATCTCTATTAGTGATGAAAAGCATCAAGGCAGCACTTGATCCACATAATATTATGAATCCCGGGAAAATTTTCAATATGTAA
- a CDS encoding GNAT family N-acetyltransferase has protein sequence MTVAEIVIEHLKEEDYTRYLEVLVESYAQYEKEYENPENWASYLNDIRASVGNPNAETILVAKRGDEILGGLQLFTDAEKAYGLPELNIQSTIVRLLGVHPKGRGLGVAKKLLHESFAFARNRQDQALYLHSGDIMQAAINLYLSLGFVRDESKEFNKGDKLVKSFRYDL, from the coding sequence ATGACAGTAGCTGAAATAGTGATTGAACATTTGAAAGAGGAAGACTATACAAGGTATTTAGAAGTCCTAGTAGAAAGTTATGCACAGTATGAAAAAGAATATGAAAACCCAGAGAACTGGGCTTCCTACTTAAATGATATTCGGGCATCTGTTGGTAATCCTAATGCAGAAACAATTTTAGTGGCAAAGCGTGGCGATGAAATTTTAGGGGGACTGCAATTATTTACAGATGCTGAAAAAGCATACGGTTTACCAGAGCTTAACATACAGTCTACCATTGTGCGCTTACTTGGCGTGCATCCTAAAGGAAGAGGGCTAGGTGTTGCTAAAAAATTATTGCACGAAAGCTTCGCCTTTGCACGCAATCGTCAGGATCAAGCATTATATTTGCACTCAGGTGATATTATGCAGGCCGCTATTAATCTTTATTTATCCCTGGGCTTCGTAAGAGATGAATCTAAAGAGTTTAATAAGGGAGATAAGCTTGTAAAAAGTTTCCGCTATGATTTATAA
- a CDS encoding amino acid ABC transporter permease, whose amino-acid sequence MTIDFAFIFEALIEISKVLPLTLFMTVTPVILGILIGIIVAFVRIQQIKILAPMLNFYVSFFRGTPIIMHIMLVYFGIPIVVDVIAKALKIEYQSSSIPILFFVILALTLSAGAYASEIIRSGILSVPKGQLEAAYAVGLTFSQAMRRYILPQAFSKSIPNFTNVFIGFLHATSLAFFLSVKELTGVANIVASINLKFLEAFIAVGLIYWSVSAIVEWLAHRIEKRVTAYSKGGI is encoded by the coding sequence ATGACAATAGATTTTGCTTTTATTTTTGAAGCTTTAATAGAAATTAGTAAAGTATTGCCGTTAACTTTGTTTATGACAGTTACACCTGTCATATTGGGCATTTTAATCGGCATAATAGTTGCTTTTGTTCGGATACAACAAATAAAAATTCTCGCACCAATGTTGAATTTTTACGTATCTTTTTTTAGAGGCACACCAATCATTATGCACATTATGCTTGTTTATTTTGGCATACCAATTGTGGTTGATGTTATTGCAAAGGCTTTAAAGATAGAGTATCAATCAAGCTCTATCCCTATTTTATTTTTTGTTATTTTGGCTTTGACGCTAAGTGCAGGAGCTTATGCCTCCGAAATAATTCGGTCTGGTATTTTAAGTGTACCTAAGGGACAGCTAGAGGCAGCTTATGCAGTCGGTTTAACATTTTCACAGGCGATGCGACGTTATATATTACCCCAAGCATTTAGTAAATCCATTCCTAACTTCACAAATGTTTTTATTGGATTCTTACATGCTACGTCACTAGCCTTTTTCCTTTCAGTTAAAGAGTTAACAGGAGTTGCGAATATCGTTGCTTCTATTAATTTAAAGTTTCTGGAGGCATTTATCGCTGTCGGTTTAATTTATTGGAGTGTTTCAGCTATCGTTGAATGGCTTGCACATCGTATTGAAAAAAGAGTAACTGCCTATAGCAAGGGCGGCATTTAA
- a CDS encoding amino acid ABC transporter permease, with amino-acid sequence MANDFDFTLIAKVLPILLQYLPVTLEILVFATFFGMLLGIVIAIPKLLHIPVLKQIITIYISFIRGTPILVQLFLVFYGIPALLKLVHIDVTRMDAMYFVIITYTLSNAASFAEIFRAAILTVDRGQMEAAYSVGLSGIQAFLRIVLPQAIRVAFPNMANTMINSLKDTSLAFSIGVMDMVGRGETLIASTTRALEIYLALSIVYFVIVMLLEKVLKLNERYLNRYMPKEAASS; translated from the coding sequence ATGGCCAATGACTTTGACTTTACGCTAATTGCAAAAGTACTTCCAATATTGCTTCAGTATTTACCAGTAACACTCGAAATTTTAGTGTTTGCCACTTTTTTTGGCATGCTGCTTGGTATAGTGATCGCCATTCCAAAGCTGTTACACATACCAGTTCTGAAGCAAATCATAACGATTTATATTTCGTTTATTCGAGGTACGCCGATTTTAGTGCAATTGTTTTTAGTGTTTTATGGTATACCAGCATTATTAAAGCTTGTGCATATTGATGTAACAAGAATGGATGCTATGTATTTTGTGATTATTACTTATACGTTGAGTAATGCTGCATCGTTTGCTGAGATTTTTAGAGCGGCTATTTTAACAGTTGATCGTGGACAAATGGAGGCAGCTTATTCAGTTGGATTAAGTGGAATACAGGCCTTTTTACGTATTGTGCTCCCTCAGGCGATTCGTGTTGCCTTTCCCAATATGGCAAATACGATGATTAATTCATTAAAGGATACTTCTTTAGCATTTTCAATTGGTGTCATGGATATGGTGGGGCGTGGAGAAACACTTATTGCTTCTACGACAAGGGCGCTGGAGATATATTTGGCGCTGTCCATCGTTTATTTTGTCATTGTTATGCTGTTAGAAAAGGTATTAAAGCTAAATGAACGGTATCTTAATCGATATATGCCAAAGGAAGCTGCATCTAGCTAG
- a CDS encoding transporter substrate-binding domain-containing protein has protein sequence MKKLSFYLLLLLVLLLTACTSTEKSEGNTSENNAAQGGKGVQKIIVGTGTQFPNICFIDDKGNLTGYDVELVRAIDDKLPEYEFEFKTMEFSNLLLSLETRKIDFIAHQMEINDEREEKFLFNKEPYNVFPLKVTVNAKNNDIQSIDDVKGKNISVSPTSNSAVFIEKYNKEHNLGANIVYSSGSVDVNNQLATGRIDAIITTPFAVKYYNESNKAQQKVVGDALLNSKVYFLLNKDEVVLQERLDDAIRELKAEGVISELSKKWLGDDYTVDF, from the coding sequence ATGAAAAAATTATCGTTTTATTTACTATTGTTGCTAGTTTTACTTTTAACAGCTTGTACAAGTACGGAAAAGTCCGAAGGGAATACTAGTGAAAATAATGCTGCACAGGGTGGAAAAGGTGTTCAAAAAATTATTGTTGGTACAGGTACACAATTTCCAAATATTTGCTTCATTGATGACAAGGGAAATTTAACTGGCTATGATGTGGAGCTTGTTCGCGCCATTGATGACAAGCTACCAGAATATGAATTTGAATTTAAAACAATGGAATTTTCAAATCTATTACTAAGTTTAGAGACAAGAAAAATTGACTTTATTGCCCATCAAATGGAAATCAATGATGAGCGAGAGGAGAAATTCTTATTTAATAAAGAGCCTTATAATGTATTCCCATTAAAGGTAACAGTCAATGCAAAAAACAATGATATTCAATCCATTGATGATGTAAAGGGGAAGAATATTAGTGTTTCACCAACAAGTAACTCTGCTGTCTTTATCGAAAAATACAATAAGGAGCATAACTTAGGTGCTAATATTGTGTATTCATCTGGCTCAGTCGATGTTAACAACCAACTTGCGACAGGTCGTATCGATGCAATCATTACAACACCCTTTGCAGTGAAGTATTATAACGAAAGCAATAAAGCGCAGCAAAAGGTTGTTGGAGATGCTTTATTAAATTCAAAAGTTTACTTTTTATTAAATAAAGACGAGGTTGTTTTACAGGAGCGACTTGATGATGCCATTCGAGAATTAAAGGCAGAAGGTGTCATTAGTGAGCTAAGTAAAAAATGGTTAGGTGACGATTATACGGTGGACTTCTAA
- a CDS encoding glutaredoxin family protein, with translation MAKNIDVIVWSKQGCSYCDEVKTYLQQQGISYKTVDITHNDAFRDILEVKYGVRYVPVVEIGSNGVFKAVTEIGLEHLKAALAVDIPSHA, from the coding sequence ATGGCAAAAAACATAGATGTAATTGTTTGGTCAAAGCAAGGTTGTAGTTATTGTGATGAAGTGAAAACGTATTTACAACAACAAGGTATTTCTTACAAAACAGTGGATATAACACATAATGACGCATTCCGTGACATCCTTGAAGTAAAATATGGTGTCCGTTATGTTCCGGTTGTCGAAATAGGCTCAAATGGTGTCTTTAAAGCAGTAACAGAAATAGGACTGGAGCATTTAAAAGCAGCACTTGCTGTTGATATACCGTCGCATGCTTAA
- a CDS encoding LLM class flavin-dependent oxidoreductase, with the protein MSYSLGILDQSPIIEDATNEQTLQKTVTLAQKAEQLGYTRFWVSEHHNTDTLAGSSPEVLVSYLLAKTKSINIGSGGVMLQHYSPYKVAENFHVLASLEPGRVDLGIGKAPGGLPLSTKALQYGMLNIGEDFEERLIFLQQLIDQTVPSEHELYGIQATPIPKVKPALFLLGASPQSAALAGKLGIAFVFARFINSDNDVLAQAATAYRTHHPNGHFAVSIAALAAPTKEEAKELIGDQKITKVHLASGRSLTLQSVELAEKFGQESGETFTVKQYDADILYGTPEDIKTILDDYHVRYQIDEFILHTPILKEFERERSFELLSPVYLHLQQKEAVS; encoded by the coding sequence ATGAGCTATTCATTAGGCATATTAGATCAAAGCCCTATTATTGAGGATGCAACAAACGAACAGACCTTACAAAAAACAGTGACTCTAGCTCAAAAAGCAGAGCAATTGGGCTACACACGTTTTTGGGTGTCAGAGCACCATAATACGGATACATTAGCAGGGTCATCTCCAGAGGTATTAGTTTCTTATCTCCTTGCTAAAACAAAGTCTATCAATATTGGGTCGGGTGGAGTGATGCTACAGCACTACAGCCCATACAAAGTAGCAGAAAATTTTCATGTTCTCGCATCGTTAGAGCCAGGGCGCGTTGATTTAGGCATAGGAAAGGCACCGGGCGGTTTACCCCTCTCTACGAAGGCATTGCAATATGGCATGCTCAATATTGGTGAAGATTTTGAGGAAAGATTAATATTTTTACAGCAATTAATTGACCAAACCGTACCGTCGGAACACGAGTTATATGGAATACAGGCAACACCGATTCCAAAGGTAAAGCCTGCATTATTTTTACTGGGGGCAAGTCCACAAAGTGCCGCTCTTGCAGGTAAGCTAGGCATTGCGTTCGTCTTTGCTCGATTTATTAATAGTGACAATGATGTGTTAGCTCAAGCAGCTACAGCTTATCGCACGCATCATCCAAACGGTCATTTTGCCGTCTCCATCGCGGCACTTGCAGCTCCTACAAAAGAGGAAGCAAAAGAGTTAATTGGTGATCAAAAAATTACGAAGGTGCATTTAGCGAGTGGTAGAAGCCTAACCTTACAATCGGTAGAGTTAGCAGAGAAATTTGGTCAGGAATCTGGAGAGACTTTTACGGTGAAGCAGTATGATGCAGATATTTTATATGGTACTCCAGAAGATATTAAAACGATATTAGATGACTATCATGTGCGCTATCAAATTGATGAGTTTATCTTGCATACGCCTATACTGAAGGAATTTGAACGAGAACGATCATTTGAGCTATTAAGTCCAGTCTATTTACATTTACAGCAAAAAGAAGCGGTAAGCTAA
- a CDS encoding LLM class flavin-dependent oxidoreductase produces MVRQDKIRFGAIIHGVGGNISSWRHPKVASNQSVSLPFYIQQAQKAEQGKFDVAFIADGLFINEKSIPHFLNRFEPITILSALAVATKNIGLVGTVSTSYSEPFTVARQFASLDHISGGRAGWNVVTTPLESTALNYNKTIEQHPSHAERYQIAEEYLEVARGLWDSWEDDAFIADVENDVFFDSTKLHTLNHQGNYFSVQGPLNIARSKQGQPVIFQAGSSDAGIRLAAKDADAIFTHGSSLEESQKFYKRLKTEVEAFGRNPDEVKIFPGISPIIGDTLEEAEAKYQEIVELVSIERALAYLGRYFDHHDFTQYDVDAPFPELGDIGANSFRSTTDYIKKYAKQEGLTLRQVALREATPKTAFFGTAEHVADLVQKWFEQEAADGFIIGVTVPGALEDFVDKVVPILQTRGLYREEYEADTLRGNLGLPFKESRYIKQSV; encoded by the coding sequence ATGGTGAGACAGGACAAAATTCGATTCGGGGCTATTATTCATGGTGTAGGTGGTAATATTTCAAGTTGGCGTCATCCTAAGGTGGCTAGCAATCAAAGTGTAAGCTTGCCGTTTTATATTCAGCAGGCACAAAAGGCAGAGCAGGGGAAGTTTGATGTTGCTTTTATTGCGGATGGTTTGTTCATCAATGAAAAATCGATTCCTCATTTTTTAAATCGTTTCGAGCCAATAACAATTCTTTCGGCGTTAGCAGTAGCAACTAAAAATATTGGATTAGTAGGTACTGTATCAACTTCCTATAGCGAACCATTTACAGTGGCACGTCAATTTGCCTCTTTGGATCATATTAGCGGGGGCCGTGCAGGATGGAACGTCGTAACGACACCATTAGAAAGCACTGCCTTGAACTACAATAAAACAATTGAGCAGCATCCTAGTCACGCAGAGCGCTATCAAATTGCTGAGGAATATTTAGAAGTAGCAAGGGGATTGTGGGATTCATGGGAAGATGATGCTTTCATTGCAGATGTAGAAAATGATGTATTTTTCGATTCAACTAAGCTACACACATTAAATCATCAGGGCAACTATTTTTCAGTTCAAGGTCCGCTAAATATTGCACGCTCTAAGCAGGGGCAGCCTGTTATTTTCCAAGCGGGTTCTTCAGATGCGGGTATTCGATTAGCGGCAAAAGATGCAGACGCCATTTTCACACATGGTTCGTCGCTAGAAGAGTCACAGAAATTTTATAAAAGGCTAAAGACTGAGGTTGAAGCATTTGGACGCAATCCAGATGAAGTGAAAATTTTCCCAGGAATCTCTCCGATTATTGGCGATACGCTTGAGGAAGCTGAAGCAAAGTATCAGGAAATCGTTGAGCTCGTTTCAATAGAACGTGCACTTGCTTATCTTGGTCGATATTTCGATCATCATGATTTTACACAATATGATGTAGATGCACCGTTCCCAGAGCTTGGTGATATTGGAGCAAACAGCTTTAGAAGTACGACCGATTATATTAAAAAATATGCCAAACAAGAGGGGCTAACATTGCGACAAGTTGCTTTACGAGAGGCAACCCCAAAAACAGCATTCTTTGGTACAGCAGAGCATGTTGCTGACCTCGTGCAGAAATGGTTTGAGCAAGAGGCAGCTGATGGCTTTATTATAGGTGTTACTGTACCTGGAGCACTGGAGGATTTTGTAGATAAGGTTGTGCCGATTTTACAAACAAGAGGGCTATACCGTGAAGAATATGAGGCAGACACATTACGTGGCAACTTAGGTTTACCATTTAAAGAAAGCCGTTATATCAAACAGTCCGTCTGA
- a CDS encoding LysR family transcriptional regulator, with the protein MNIDHIEAFLYVVHYKSIHKAANALFLSQPTVTARIKSLERELNVELFHRDGRSVILSDKGKDFVPFATQIVQTFQQGKKQLEETQESDEVCIGTNGVTAQYFLAYALPKWKNDFPHLRFQIITGSTAVILEKLQSHQIHLGLIQYVHREGICNELLLSNAVKLVMHHEHPFKQQKQIKAKELAQQKMVFFECGAFDWNYVHKMFEVEGVTANIEVRTDHLEVAKEFIRTKEYMSFLPHLCVKKELESGEFVEIDVKHLLDMNQHIFLTYKNKETLAPAFWKTIVETAVQFESIQENLN; encoded by the coding sequence GTGAACATTGACCATATCGAGGCATTTTTATATGTAGTGCATTATAAAAGTATTCATAAGGCCGCAAATGCATTGTTTTTATCTCAACCAACTGTGACGGCTCGTATTAAATCATTGGAACGAGAGCTAAATGTTGAATTATTTCATCGTGATGGGCGAAGTGTAATATTATCGGATAAAGGCAAAGACTTTGTACCATTTGCGACACAGATTGTACAAACCTTCCAGCAAGGAAAGAAGCAGTTAGAGGAAACGCAGGAGTCTGATGAGGTGTGCATCGGGACAAACGGGGTCACAGCTCAATATTTTTTAGCGTACGCATTACCTAAATGGAAGAATGACTTTCCACATTTGCGCTTTCAGATAATCACAGGTTCAACAGCAGTGATTTTAGAAAAGCTGCAAAGTCATCAAATCCATCTCGGCCTTATTCAATACGTGCATAGAGAAGGAATTTGCAATGAGCTATTGCTAAGTAATGCAGTCAAACTTGTGATGCATCACGAGCATCCCTTTAAACAACAAAAACAAATTAAAGCAAAGGAACTAGCACAACAGAAAATGGTGTTTTTTGAATGTGGGGCTTTTGATTGGAATTATGTGCATAAAATGTTTGAGGTAGAGGGCGTAACAGCAAATATTGAAGTGCGAACGGATCATTTAGAAGTAGCGAAAGAATTTATCCGCACGAAAGAATATATGAGCTTCTTACCACATCTCTGTGTAAAAAAGGAGCTTGAAAGTGGGGAATTTGTTGAGATTGATGTTAAGCATTTACTTGATATGAATCAACACATTTTTTTAACGTATAAAAATAAAGAGACGCTGGCACCAGCATTTTGGAAAACAATAGTAGAAACAGCTGTGCAGTTTGAAAGCATTCAAGAAAATCTGAATTGA
- the argF gene encoding ornithine carbamoyltransferase, producing the protein MKLLEEVQLKLVSSLKGKDLLTLLDYTSEEVQQLVELATQLKIITKEGKCPKLLEGKTLGMIFEKHSTRTRISFEVGMNQLGGKGMFMHARDLQIGRGESIYDTAHVLSGYLDGIMIRANSHAMVKELADHAFIPVINGLTDIYHPCQALADLETIAENKGELKGLKIAYVGDGNNVAHSLVVASAHVGMNVAVATPVGYECDAEVIAKAQAIAAANGSTIIITNDPIDAVINADVVYADVWTSMGQEEEAAKRLEDFADYQINDELVAYAKPNYMFLHCLPAHREEEVASSVIDGPNSYIFEQAENRLHAQKAVLASILA; encoded by the coding sequence ATGAAATTACTCGAAGAAGTGCAGTTAAAGTTAGTGTCTAGCTTAAAAGGTAAGGACCTATTAACCTTACTAGACTATACAAGTGAAGAGGTTCAACAGTTAGTTGAATTAGCGACACAGCTGAAAATAATTACAAAAGAAGGGAAATGTCCGAAGCTACTAGAAGGTAAGACACTCGGCATGATCTTTGAAAAACATTCAACTCGTACTCGTATTTCATTTGAAGTAGGCATGAATCAATTGGGTGGAAAAGGTATGTTTATGCATGCGCGTGATTTGCAGATTGGACGTGGTGAATCGATTTATGATACAGCACATGTGTTATCAGGCTATTTAGATGGTATTATGATTCGCGCGAACTCTCATGCTATGGTGAAGGAGCTAGCAGATCATGCATTTATACCAGTAATAAATGGACTAACGGATATTTATCACCCATGCCAAGCCTTAGCGGATTTAGAAACAATCGCTGAAAATAAAGGTGAACTAAAAGGACTTAAAATTGCATATGTTGGAGATGGCAACAACGTGGCGCACTCATTAGTAGTCGCTTCTGCACATGTAGGAATGAACGTGGCAGTGGCGACACCAGTTGGCTATGAATGTGATGCAGAGGTTATCGCAAAAGCGCAGGCTATCGCAGCAGCAAATGGTAGTACTATTATAATTACAAACGATCCTATAGATGCGGTTATAAACGCGGATGTAGTGTACGCTGATGTATGGACGTCGATGGGGCAAGAAGAGGAGGCTGCAAAACGACTAGAAGACTTTGCAGATTATCAAATTAATGATGAACTTGTCGCATACGCAAAACCGAATTATATGTTCCTGCACTGTTTACCAGCTCATCGTGAAGAAGAAGTAGCGTCATCTGTTATTGATGGCCCAAATTCCTATATCTTTGAGCAAGCAGAAAATAGACTTCATGCACAAAAAGCGGTGCTTGCATCAATTCTAGCTTAA
- a CDS encoding serine hydrolase domain-containing protein: MDLHDLKKDIFKIAFPYIKTRPNVALSIGIIYQGQEATFTFSGSDFMLEEKPYIYEVGSISKVLTTSILGEMIQEGKVHVEDSLGKYFSAIPDNHPVTLKRLANHTSGLPGIGVLKNIYNVFDAQTPRDPFCQYSLNETIHYFKTHTDEPKVKFRYSNVGMGLLGYILANTLHTDYETAIKQRLTDPLDMPNTFISIPSDQAEAVLQGYTILGHKKPPLQMNDFMAAGAVRSTVNDLLKFMKVHLSDENLGYTFTHQATNTMSKDLSIGLGWFLEDNIIWHNGSTKGFSSYLGFDKTRQTGVVVLSNYRSSILATNPGQIGKDILQLLQVK; encoded by the coding sequence GTGGATTTACATGATTTAAAGAAGGACATATTTAAAATTGCTTTTCCCTATATAAAAACTCGTCCAAATGTTGCCTTATCCATTGGTATCATTTATCAAGGCCAAGAAGCTACTTTTACTTTCAGTGGCTCGGATTTTATGTTGGAAGAAAAGCCTTATATATATGAAGTTGGATCGATTTCTAAAGTTTTGACTACATCCATTTTAGGGGAAATGATTCAGGAGGGAAAAGTCCATGTAGAAGATTCCCTTGGTAAATATTTTTCCGCAATTCCAGACAATCATCCCGTCACACTCAAACGTTTAGCAAATCATACTTCTGGACTACCAGGAATAGGTGTGCTGAAGAACATTTACAATGTTTTTGACGCGCAAACACCTCGTGATCCTTTTTGTCAATATTCACTGAACGAAACTATACATTATTTTAAAACACACACCGACGAGCCAAAAGTTAAATTTAGATATTCTAACGTAGGAATGGGGCTTTTAGGATATATTTTAGCCAATACACTGCATACTGATTATGAAACAGCTATTAAACAAAGATTAACAGATCCTTTAGATATGCCAAATACATTTATCTCTATCCCTTCTGATCAAGCAGAGGCGGTATTGCAAGGCTACACGATCCTAGGACATAAAAAGCCCCCGCTCCAAATGAATGACTTTATGGCAGCAGGGGCAGTCCGTTCAACTGTTAATGATCTTTTAAAATTTATGAAAGTACATTTAAGTGATGAAAATTTAGGTTATACATTCACACACCAAGCTACTAATACTATGTCAAAAGATTTGAGCATTGGCTTAGGGTGGTTTCTTGAAGACAATATTATTTGGCATAACGGTTCAACAAAAGGCTTCTCTAGTTATTTAGGGTTTGATAAAACACGACAAACAGGCGTCGTTGTTTTATCAAATTATCGCTCTTCTATATTGGCGACAAACCCTGGGCAAATTGGGAAAGATATATTACAGCTTTTACAAGTTAAATAG